The following proteins are encoded in a genomic region of Xenopus laevis strain J_2021 chromosome 3L, Xenopus_laevis_v10.1, whole genome shotgun sequence:
- the fam107b.L gene encoding protein FAM107B isoform X2 has product MAEPDYIDGDNSELIRPHKLVNPVKTSRNHQDLHRELLMNQKRGLSPQNKPELQKVMEKRKRDQIIKEQKVEAEQKKTEFEKELQKRHQMLEEMEMESQKITEEQENKPEFLKVKGNLRKMNQEISEANNS; this is encoded by the exons ATGGCTGAACCTGACTACATTGATGGAGATAACTCAGAACTAATTAGACCTCACAAACTTGTCAATCCAGTGAAGACATCACGAAATCACCAAGATCTTCACCGGGAGCTACTTATGAACCAGAAAAG AGGACTTTCCCCACAAAACAaaccagaattacagaaagtgaTGGAGAAAAGGAAGAGGGACCAAATAATTAAAGAGCAAAAGGTAGAAGCAGAACAGAAAAAGACAGAGTTTGAAAAAGAGCTTCAGAAACGGCACCAGATGTTAGAGGAG ATGGAAATGGAGAGTCAAAAGATTACAGAGGAGCAGGAAAATAAACCAGAGTTTCTCAAGGTCAAAGGCAATCTCAGGAAAATGAATCAGGAAATATCAGAAGCCAACAATTCTTAA
- the fam107b.L gene encoding protein FAM107B isoform X1: protein MSVLFCYTQEMDTSVFNSDVDDPYLILKNIMAEPDYIDGDNSELIRPHKLVNPVKTSRNHQDLHRELLMNQKRGLSPQNKPELQKVMEKRKRDQIIKEQKVEAEQKKTEFEKELQKRHQMLEEMEMESQKITEEQENKPEFLKVKGNLRKMNQEISEANNS, encoded by the exons ATgtctgttctgttttgttatacACAAGAAATGG ATACTTCTGTGTTTAATTCAGACGTTGATGACCCATATCTGATTTTGAAGAACATCATGGCTGAACCTGACTACATTGATGGAGATAACTCAGAACTAATTAGACCTCACAAACTTGTCAATCCAGTGAAGACATCACGAAATCACCAAGATCTTCACCGGGAGCTACTTATGAACCAGAAAAG AGGACTTTCCCCACAAAACAaaccagaattacagaaagtgaTGGAGAAAAGGAAGAGGGACCAAATAATTAAAGAGCAAAAGGTAGAAGCAGAACAGAAAAAGACAGAGTTTGAAAAAGAGCTTCAGAAACGGCACCAGATGTTAGAGGAG ATGGAAATGGAGAGTCAAAAGATTACAGAGGAGCAGGAAAATAAACCAGAGTTTCTCAAGGTCAAAGGCAATCTCAGGAAAATGAATCAGGAAATATCAGAAGCCAACAATTCTTAA